Proteins encoded by one window of Bradyrhizobium sp. B097:
- a CDS encoding LysR family transcriptional regulator produces MIDKLELLLALAKERHFGRAAEACGVTQPTMSTSLKQLEEILGVMLVQRGSRFQGFTPEGERTLDWARRIVGDARAMKQEINSLKDKLSGEIRIAAIPTALGMVASLTTPYRARHPDVRFRIQSCTSADVLGLLENLEVDAGLTYIENEPIGKVRTIPLYNESYRLLTAPDAMFGDRKQVTWKEVGTVPLCLLTPDMQNRRIIDRALTSVGAEATPTLTSNSLLVLYTHVKTGRWASVMPAKLAETLGLADAVRSIPIVDPVVDYSIGLVIPQRDPMTPLIAALVQVAREVAPKLESA; encoded by the coding sequence TTGATCGACAAGCTGGAACTTCTGCTGGCGCTGGCCAAGGAACGGCATTTCGGCCGGGCTGCGGAGGCCTGCGGGGTCACCCAGCCGACCATGTCGACCAGTCTCAAGCAGCTCGAGGAAATCCTCGGCGTGATGTTGGTGCAGCGGGGATCCCGCTTCCAGGGTTTCACCCCGGAGGGCGAACGGACGCTGGACTGGGCGCGGCGCATCGTCGGCGATGCGCGGGCGATGAAGCAGGAGATCAACAGCCTCAAGGACAAGCTGTCCGGCGAGATCCGGATCGCCGCGATCCCGACCGCGCTCGGCATGGTGGCCTCGCTCACCACGCCGTACCGGGCGCGCCATCCCGATGTGCGGTTTCGCATCCAGTCGTGCACGTCCGCCGACGTGCTCGGCCTGCTTGAAAATCTCGAGGTCGATGCCGGGCTGACCTACATCGAGAACGAGCCGATCGGCAAGGTCCGCACCATCCCGCTCTACAACGAGAGCTATCGTCTGCTGACGGCGCCGGATGCGATGTTCGGCGACCGCAAGCAGGTGACGTGGAAGGAAGTCGGCACCGTGCCGCTGTGCCTGCTCACGCCCGACATGCAGAACCGCCGCATCATCGATCGCGCGCTGACCTCGGTCGGTGCCGAGGCGACGCCGACGCTGACGTCGAATTCACTGCTCGTGCTTTACACCCATGTGAAGACCGGACGCTGGGCCAGCGTGATGCCGGCCAAGCTCGCCGAGACGCTCGGCCTTGCCGATGCCGTGCGCAGCATTCCGATCGTCGATCCCGTCGTCGACTACAGCATCGGCTTGGTGATCCCGCAGCGTGATCCGATGACACCCTTGATCGCAGCCCTGGTGCAGGTCGCGCGCGAGGTCGCGCCGAAGCTGGAGAGCGCGTAG
- a CDS encoding formate dehydrogenase subunit gamma, protein MTVGYEPWDKARGAEIIAEHAGLEGATLVILHALQEAFGYVPEPAIPMVAEALNLSRAEVHGVFTFYHDFRKQPAGRHVLKLCRAEACQAAGGDRLAARAETKLGVSLGNTTADERVTLEPIYCLGLCATAPSAMLDGRLIGRLDEARIDALVAEAQR, encoded by the coding sequence ATGACGGTGGGATATGAACCTTGGGACAAGGCGCGCGGCGCGGAGATCATCGCCGAGCATGCCGGGCTTGAAGGCGCCACGCTGGTGATCCTGCACGCGCTGCAGGAAGCCTTCGGCTACGTGCCGGAGCCCGCGATCCCGATGGTGGCGGAGGCGCTCAATCTGTCCCGCGCCGAGGTGCACGGCGTGTTCACCTTCTACCACGACTTCCGCAAGCAACCGGCCGGACGCCACGTCCTCAAGCTCTGCCGCGCCGAGGCCTGCCAGGCCGCCGGCGGCGATCGGCTTGCGGCGCGCGCGGAGACGAAGCTCGGCGTATCCTTAGGCAATACCACCGCGGACGAGCGGGTGACGCTGGAGCCGATCTACTGCCTCGGGCTCTGCGCCACCGCACCCTCGGCGATGCTGGATGGCCGGCTGATTGGCCGGCTCGATGAAGCGCGCATCGACGCGCTGGTCGCGGAGGCACAGCGATGA
- a CDS encoding NADH-ubiquinone oxidoreductase-F iron-sulfur binding region domain-containing protein → MTMRIYVPRDAAAVAVGADDVALAFAQAAAARGAAIEIVRNGSRGLCWLEPMVELATAQGRIAFGPVTPKDVPSLLDAMAGSGQHALRLGVTDEIPWLKRQTRLTFVRCGVVDPRSVDDYRAHGGYKGLERALTLSSDQILADVTTSGLRGRGGAGFPTGIKWKTVAQASADRKYIVCNADEGDSGTFADRMIMEGDPFVVIEGMTIAGITVGATKGYIYIRSEYPHAVEAMNAAIVAARRAGFLGKRIGGTKHEFDLEVRVGAGAYVCGEETSLLESLEGRRGIVRAKPPLPAHKGLFGRPSVINNVLSLAAIPFILDNGAKAYADFGMGRSRGTMPIQLAGNIRYGGLFETAFGVTLGDLVDEIGGGTFSGREVRAVQVGGPLGAYFPRALFDTPFDYEAFAARDGLIGHGGIVVFDDSVDMVKQARFAMEFCAIESCGKCTPCRIGSTRGVETINKIINGERVAENLAVIEDLCNTMKFGSLCALGGFTPYPVMSALKHFREDFGGDLGPAPARLQAAE, encoded by the coding sequence ATGACGATGCGCATCTACGTCCCCCGCGATGCCGCCGCTGTCGCGGTCGGCGCCGACGATGTCGCCCTCGCCTTCGCGCAGGCCGCAGCGGCGCGTGGCGCAGCGATCGAGATCGTCAGGAACGGCTCGCGCGGACTGTGCTGGCTGGAGCCGATGGTCGAGCTGGCAACTGCCCAGGGCCGGATCGCCTTCGGCCCGGTGACACCTAAGGACGTGCCGTCGCTGCTCGATGCGATGGCGGGCAGCGGCCAGCATGCCCTGCGGCTTGGTGTCACGGACGAGATTCCCTGGCTGAAGCGCCAGACCCGCCTGACCTTCGTCCGCTGCGGCGTGGTCGATCCGCGCTCGGTCGACGACTACCGCGCCCATGGCGGCTACAAGGGCCTGGAACGCGCGCTGACGCTGAGCTCCGATCAGATCCTTGCCGACGTCACCACCTCGGGCCTGCGTGGCCGCGGCGGCGCCGGCTTCCCCACCGGCATCAAGTGGAAGACGGTGGCGCAGGCCAGCGCCGACCGCAAATACATCGTCTGCAATGCCGACGAAGGTGACAGCGGCACGTTCGCCGACCGCATGATCATGGAAGGCGACCCCTTCGTCGTGATCGAGGGCATGACGATCGCGGGTATCACGGTCGGCGCCACCAAGGGCTACATCTACATCCGCTCGGAATATCCGCACGCGGTCGAGGCGATGAACGCGGCGATCGTGGCCGCCCGGCGCGCCGGCTTCCTCGGCAAGCGTATCGGCGGCACCAAGCATGAGTTCGATCTCGAAGTACGGGTCGGCGCCGGCGCCTATGTCTGCGGTGAAGAGACCTCACTGCTGGAGAGCCTCGAGGGCCGCCGCGGCATCGTGCGGGCCAAGCCGCCGCTGCCCGCGCATAAGGGCCTGTTCGGCCGTCCGAGCGTGATCAACAACGTGCTGTCGCTCGCGGCGATCCCCTTCATCCTCGACAACGGCGCCAAGGCCTATGCCGATTTCGGCATGGGCCGCTCACGCGGCACGATGCCGATCCAGCTCGCCGGCAACATCAGATATGGCGGGCTGTTCGAGACCGCTTTCGGCGTCACGCTCGGCGACCTCGTCGACGAGATCGGCGGCGGCACCTTCAGCGGACGCGAGGTACGCGCGGTGCAGGTCGGCGGCCCGCTCGGCGCTTACTTCCCCCGCGCGCTGTTCGACACGCCGTTCGACTATGAGGCATTCGCCGCGCGCGACGGCCTGATCGGCCATGGCGGCATCGTGGTGTTCGACGACAGCGTCGACATGGTCAAGCAGGCGCGCTTCGCGATGGAGTTCTGCGCGATCGAATCCTGCGGCAAATGCACGCCGTGCCGGATCGGCTCGACCCGCGGCGTCGAGACCATCAACAAGATCATCAACGGCGAGCGCGTGGCGGAAAACCTCGCCGTGATCGAAGACCTCTGCAACACCATGAAATTCGGCTCGCTGTGCGCGCTCGGCGGCTTCACGCCCTACCCCGTGATGAGCGCACTGAAACACTTCCGGGAAGATTTTGGCGGAGATTTAGGTCCCGCACCGGCCCGGCTGCAGGCCGCGGAATAG
- the fdhF gene encoding formate dehydrogenase subunit alpha: MSLIQEIDFGTPKSKSEAMVTLTIDGNQITVPEGTSIMRAAMEAGTQIPKLCATDMVDAFGSCRLCLVEIEGRAGTPASCTTPVMPGLVVHTQSDRLKKLRKGVMELYISDHPLDCLTCAANGDCELQDMAGAVGLRDVRYGYEGENHVFAKSHGCENDNWMPKDESNPYFTYDPSKCIVCSRCVRACEEVQGTFALTISGRGFDSRVSPGMSESFLGSECVSCGACVQACPTATLTEKSVIEIGQPEHSVVTTCAYCGVGCAFKAEMRGEEVVRMVPWKDGKANRGHSCVKGRFAWGYTTHKERILKPMIRERIEDPWQEVSWDEALNFAAAKFKGIQQKYGRDAVGGITSSRCTNEETYLVQKLIRGGFGNNNVDTCARVCHSPTGYGLSQTFGTSAGTQDFDSVEDTDVVLIIGANPASAHPVFASRLKKRLRQGAKLIVLDPRRTEMVESPHVKALHLPLMPGTNVAVLTALAHVIVTEGLVDEAFVRERCDWSEFEDWAAFVAEPKHSPEATAIMTGVDPNDLREAARIYATGGNGAIYYGLGVTEHSQGSTTVIAIANLAMVTGNIGRPGVGVNPLRGQNNVQGSCDMGSFPHELPGYRHISGDAVREQFEAMWNVKLNNEPGLRIPNMFDAAIEGSFMGLYVQGEDILQSDPNTKHVVAALSAMECVIVHDLFLNETANYAHVFLPGSTFLEKDGTFTNAERRIQRVRKVMTPLNGYADWEVTIMLGKAMGYEMNYSHPSEIMDEIAALTPTFTGVSYARLDELGSVQWPCNEKAPEGTPVMHIGGFVRGKGKFIITEYIATDERTGPRYPLLLTTGRILSQYNVGAQTRRTENVVWHAEDRLEIHPHDAEQRGVRDGDWVRLASRAGETTLRALITDRVAPGVVYTTFHHPDTQANVITTDFSDWATNCPEYKVTAVQISPSNGPSDWQKAYDEQARNSRRIAPVVEAAE, encoded by the coding sequence ATGTCGCTGATCCAGGAAATCGATTTCGGCACGCCAAAATCCAAATCCGAGGCGATGGTCACGCTGACCATCGACGGCAACCAGATCACGGTGCCCGAGGGCACCTCGATCATGCGCGCGGCCATGGAAGCCGGCACCCAGATTCCAAAGCTCTGCGCGACCGACATGGTCGACGCCTTCGGTTCCTGCCGGCTCTGCCTGGTCGAGATCGAGGGCCGCGCCGGCACACCTGCCTCCTGCACCACGCCGGTGATGCCCGGCCTCGTCGTGCACACCCAGAGCGATCGGCTGAAGAAGCTGCGCAAGGGCGTGATGGAGCTCTACATCTCCGACCACCCGCTGGACTGCCTGACCTGCGCGGCGAACGGCGACTGCGAATTGCAGGACATGGCGGGCGCGGTCGGCCTGCGCGACGTGCGCTACGGCTATGAAGGCGAGAACCACGTCTTCGCCAAATCGCACGGCTGCGAAAACGACAACTGGATGCCGAAGGACGAATCCAATCCCTATTTCACCTACGATCCCTCGAAGTGCATCGTCTGCTCGCGCTGCGTCCGCGCCTGCGAGGAAGTGCAAGGCACCTTCGCGCTGACGATCTCCGGCCGCGGCTTCGACAGCCGCGTCTCGCCCGGCATGAGCGAGAGCTTCCTCGGCTCCGAATGCGTGTCCTGCGGCGCCTGCGTGCAGGCCTGCCCGACCGCGACGCTGACCGAAAAATCCGTGATCGAGATCGGCCAGCCCGAACACTCGGTCGTCACCACCTGCGCCTATTGCGGCGTCGGCTGCGCCTTCAAGGCCGAGATGCGTGGCGAGGAAGTGGTGCGCATGGTGCCGTGGAAGGACGGCAAGGCCAATCGCGGCCATTCCTGCGTCAAGGGCCGCTTCGCCTGGGGCTACACCACACACAAGGAGCGCATCCTGAAGCCGATGATCCGCGAACGGATCGAGGATCCCTGGCAGGAAGTGTCGTGGGACGAGGCGTTGAATTTCGCCGCCGCCAAGTTCAAGGGCATCCAGCAGAAATACGGCCGCGACGCGGTCGGCGGCATCACCTCGTCGCGCTGCACCAACGAAGAGACCTATCTGGTGCAGAAGCTGATCCGCGGCGGCTTCGGCAACAACAATGTCGACACCTGCGCTCGCGTCTGCCATTCGCCGACCGGCTACGGCCTGTCGCAGACCTTCGGCACCTCGGCCGGCACGCAGGATTTCGATTCGGTTGAGGACACCGACGTCGTGCTGATCATCGGCGCCAACCCCGCCTCGGCTCACCCGGTGTTCGCCTCGCGGCTGAAGAAGCGGCTGCGTCAGGGCGCCAAGCTGATCGTGCTCGATCCACGCCGCACCGAGATGGTGGAATCACCGCATGTGAAGGCGCTGCATTTGCCGCTGATGCCCGGCACCAACGTCGCCGTGCTCACCGCGCTCGCCCATGTCATCGTCACCGAAGGACTCGTCGACGAAGCCTTCGTGCGCGAGCGCTGCGACTGGAGCGAGTTCGAGGATTGGGCCGCCTTCGTCGCAGAGCCGAAGCACAGCCCCGAAGCCACCGCGATCATGACCGGCGTCGATCCGAACGATCTGCGCGAGGCGGCGCGGATCTACGCCACCGGCGGCAACGGCGCGATCTATTACGGGCTCGGCGTCACCGAGCACAGCCAGGGCTCGACCACGGTGATCGCGATCGCCAACCTCGCGATGGTGACCGGCAATATCGGCCGGCCCGGCGTCGGCGTGAACCCGCTGCGCGGCCAGAACAACGTGCAGGGCTCCTGCGACATGGGCTCGTTCCCGCACGAGCTGCCGGGCTACCGCCATATCTCCGGCGATGCCGTGCGCGAGCAGTTCGAGGCGATGTGGAACGTCAAGCTCAACAACGAGCCGGGCCTGCGCATCCCCAACATGTTCGATGCCGCGATCGAAGGCAGCTTCATGGGGCTCTATGTGCAGGGCGAGGATATCTTGCAGTCCGACCCGAACACCAAGCATGTGGTGGCGGCGCTGTCGGCGATGGAATGCGTCATCGTTCACGATCTCTTCCTGAACGAGACCGCGAACTACGCCCACGTCTTCCTTCCCGGCTCGACCTTCCTCGAGAAAGACGGTACCTTCACCAACGCCGAACGCCGCATCCAGCGCGTCCGCAAGGTGATGACGCCGCTCAACGGCTATGCCGACTGGGAAGTGACGATCATGCTTGGCAAGGCGATGGGCTACGAGATGAACTACAGCCATCCGTCCGAGATCATGGACGAGATCGCCGCGCTGACGCCGACTTTCACCGGCGTCTCCTATGCCAGGCTCGATGAACTCGGCTCGGTGCAGTGGCCTTGCAACGAGAAGGCGCCGGAAGGCACGCCGGTGATGCATATCGGCGGCTTCGTGCGCGGCAAGGGCAAGTTCATCATCACCGAATATATCGCGACCGACGAGCGCACCGGCCCGCGCTACCCGCTGCTGCTCACCACCGGCCGTATCCTTAGCCAGTACAATGTCGGCGCGCAGACCCGCCGCACCGAGAACGTGGTCTGGCACGCCGAGGACCGGCTCGAGATCCATCCGCACGACGCCGAGCAACGCGGCGTGCGCGACGGCGACTGGGTACGGCTGGCGAGCCGTGCCGGCGAGACCACGCTGCGCGCGCTGATCACCGACCGCGTGGCACCGGGCGTGGTCTACACCACGTTCCACCACCCGGACACCCAGGCCAACGTCATCACGACCGACTTCTCGGACTGGGCGACCAACTGTCCGGAGTACAAGGTCACCGCCGTGCAGATCTCGCCGTCGAACGGTCCGTCCGACTGGCAGAAGGCCTATGACGAGCAGGCCCGCAACTCCCGGCGCATCGCGCCGGTGGTGGAAGCCGCGGAGTAG